DNA from Eucalyptus grandis isolate ANBG69807.140 chromosome 5, ASM1654582v1, whole genome shotgun sequence:
AGCCTCGCCCGACCATCGCAAGGCCAAggcctcacccatggccaaGCGAGGTCGCCTCGCCTAgtcacggcgaggctcggggtGACCTCACCGATGACCGGTGAGCCTCCTCCGAGGCTAACCTTGCAGGCCCTTGTCTAGCTAGTCACCAACTAGCGACCGGTtagaaggaaggagaaaaaaaataaaaaaaaataaaataataaaaatattaataaattaaaagaaattataagtcataaaaatatatggggttgtaccaaatgcatttctctcttgaaaatagaaattttgtataattataaaACGCGCTCAAATacttagaaacaaaaaaaatatatatttcttaaaaaaattattctccaaaatagaaacattaccaaaACATCCATGAACGAACCATAAACGCCATCAAATAGACTTTGGTTTCTATTTCGTAAATGGCAATGAGAACTAACCCATACCATTAAAATATCTTGCgtgattaatttgattaaatgcTTCATGTGcattaaattttctttacaGACATATTTTCTGGGTTTGTAGAACCGAAAATTGTTTCGATCGCCTTTCAATCAATCTCCCTTCGATTCCAGCATCGCAAACTATGGATGGGGATTGTTGTCTTTGGCAGTGATATCGCTATTAAAGAAGAGGATCTCCTGTGCAGATAGGTTTAGGCCTTTATCTACCTACCAACAATGGAATTCTCAATCAAATATCTTTTTTAACTCCTACAAGCCTTGCGAAATTCTTCTTATGCGGGGCCTTCAATAAATTCAGCTAGAAAAGACGGCACTGATCGAACACTAACCCAATCTAgaataaattgaacattaaaAAAACTAGAAGCATAAAAAACTTCCTTtccgaaagagagaaaacagcACTCTGGCTAATGTAAAAGCAGTGGTTTTCAAGTCATTTGAAGGGAAGTGGGaacttatgaaattttacttaaaatacGGGTTCTTACCgagtcaaaggaaaaaaaaagttgaacggtcaaaagaagagaaagaaggaggaagaaggaggaggacaGGCCGAgcgaggaagaaaaagaagaaagagaaaggttGAACagtcaaaagaagagaaagaaggagggggaggacagaccgagagaggaagaaaaagaagacagagagagaaggaaagaaaagaaagaaatgaaaaggaggaggaggagagaaaagggaaagagagggaaaggaatGAAAGAAGGAGAGGCAGGACTAGTGAGCTCGtgcaagggaaagaaaagagagaaggaaaagaagaaagaagaaagggggaagggggagaaaagagaaggagaaataagaagaagaaagaaaagaagaaagagggctACGCATGTTCTCACACTGGGAGCCTCGCCAAGCAGATTCGAAACACTTGGTAAGCACTCTCGCCTCTTGTTCATTCAATCGGAGTAGCTTCTGATATAGGACTCGAAATTCGGAATTATATAAGATTTGTGCggcaaaatccaatttttgaatcGTTCAGTTGCGTATTTACATAGAAATAATAGTTTAGGATTATGAAAATGTAGAATTTTATGAATCTCGATTTGAGCTTAGAtttatccaaaataaaattttgaagtaTCCGAGAGCTCCCttgaccgagagagagagagagagagaggaaggaagaagagtaAAGGGGTTTGACGCGTACACACCATGGATGCCTCGTGAATGCGACTCCACCCGTAACACAATGTCCAATAAATGCTCAAGCCCCTCATTTGATCAATCGAAGTATTTTTTGGGTTTAGAgctcaaatacaaaattttgggaaaatcggATGGCGAACTCcaatttttgagtcgttgagtagttttttttttttatagaaatgataATTTAGGATATTATGGAACCGTAAAATTTTACGAATTTTGATTTGAGTTTATGGTTTgcccgaaacaaaatttcaaagtttcccaCGCACAATGAACAGTTAATGTCCAGCATATGCAGGCCtatattttgtctatttttgGCTTGATTTCGAGATGATCAAGTTGAAATTCTTGTAGTATGTTTGAAGGGCAATCTATTGACTATAAATACGTTTGGAACGGGGTTTGGTGGCGAAAGTTATGGCATGATAAAGTTTTGTGCTCAAGCTCTGTGTTGCGAAGAGTATGCAATTTATTAGCGCATAAGAGTCATTTTGCTAACGTAGGCATAGCATAACCATTTCGTAGTTGAGGTAACATGTTACTCaattttaacattatttctCGCTTATTTGATAGAATCGTGAGAGAAATGGTTCGAATAATGTTTGTTATTTGGTTTTGGGGCATCCTTAGGTGAGTGGTACTAATATCTTAAGATTACATGGAGGTAAGAATAACTCgacatatatgtgtgtgtgtgtgtgtggaagTGAGAATGCAATTGTTGTATAAAGCTAGATGGAGtatttttgtacttttgaaTTATTGTAGGATGGTTCGACAAACCTTTCTTGAAGGATTATGCATACTATTTTATACAATTAAGATATGAAATGGGTTccttgatgatttgagaaatgtttaATAAGAAAGACATTTCGAAatattattgatttatgatatGAATTCTAAATTGGTTTTGGGGAGAGAATTGATTTGTGAAAAgttatgttttgatttgtgaAGCCAATCATAAGATGAATTAGTAGGATTAAGTGTTACATGAAGCCTTGTAGTCAATGGCTAAGTGCTACACAGTGACTTAAATCATGTGGAAGCCACTTTTAGAGTCTTATACTATTGATATACGTTGATAAAAAACTAAGTACTACACAATAATATAATTTCACGAAAGCCACATCTAGAGTCTTATACTATTGATATGTGTCAATTCAAGGCTAAGTGCTACAAGATAATGTAATTTCATGGAAatcacctctagagccttgtgGTCTAGGACTAATTGCTATACGATAACATAATTTCATGAGGACCATCTCTAGAATCttgtattatttatatatatgggTTAGGGCTATGTGTTACACGATGATACGATCTCGTAAGTGCAACCTCTAGAGCCTTGAGGTGATGTGGTACGTGTTTGGAAAATGGAATGAGATACTGACATGAAATCTAATGAGTTTGATTATTAAATTGAACTAGCAATACTTGTTTTGATGTTACGGATGAACAAGAAATTCTACTATTGATGTAGCAAggttgaaaaaaatatatgactcatttattcTTGTGagttattatattttggtttagTATAAAAGAGTCATGTCTTCGAGTTTTTAATGTGTAAGGTAGAGGTTGATATGCTTAGAAGATTTATAGTACTCACTGAGCTGTGGTTActcactattttttttcctaatatctTTGAATTCTTCGGTGAACGATGATAGTGCGAGAGTGCTAACGATGGGGCCTTTTGGGCACGGATTTTTAGGTATAGTTTGAGGTTGCATTCTTCGGATGGAAGGATAGTCATGTCATAATTGTTCCTATTAGGATATGGGGTGcaatagattttatttttggaaggTTAAGTTGGGATTTTTGTAGTACGTTGAAAGAGCTTTTTATAGATTGTATGTACGTTTGAAACAAGGTTCGATTGAGAGAGTTATGGTATAACTAAATTCTGCGCTCAAGCTCCACGTTGCAAACGGCTTATAAAATCACTTTGGGCATATGATTTGTTAGCATTTAGGTGTAGTATAGCTGTTTCGTAATTGAGGTAGTGTGTTACTCGATTTTATCGTTGTTTCCCACTTATTTGATAGGATTGCAAATTCAACGGTTGGAGAAATCTTTATCATTTGAACGTAGGCattttgaggtaagtgattctATCTTTTCTAAGAATTTGTAAACTCATgtcttcaaaatgataaagatttAATATGTTATGAGATATAAATAAGCACATTTTGTTACATAAAATTTGGATCAAGCATTTATCACGTTTTGATATTTATGAATGGTTTGTCAAATGTTTTTGGAAAGTTATTGCAAAAggttatatgtatatatacatatgctAATTTGTGAACTTGGTTTATGAAATGTGTTGTGAAAATATATGTGAAATTTATTCTAGTTTAAGCAATGAGTTCTGAAATGATTTGAAGATTGCTTTATGAAAAGTATCTTTGGTGAATGAGTTAGGTTATAGAAAGATTATATGTTTTGGTTTGTAAAACCTATATTTTGGTTTGGATTTGTGAATTGTGGAGGTTGTTGTGGATTGGTGTTGATGTTCAATAACATTGTGATATTAGTGAAGGGCTCATGGATATGCACATACTAGTCCAAGCCATTGGCTAATAATATGTGGAGACCTGGCAAGGGAGGAATTGCCTTCTTACCAAGCATTATATCGTGACTATGAAATTGATAAATGGAATGGACTACTGACATATAATATGAGTTTGATTGATAGAGTGGACCACTGACATGTCATTTAAGTTTAGTCGATGGAGATGTGTGATTTGAGATTAATCGTTGGAATGGATCATCGATGTGTAGTTTTATATGAGATAGATCAATAAAATATACTATTGATGTGTGACATAAGATTAATAAATGGAATGGATCATTGGTGTACAAATTAataagattgatcaatggattggaCTATTAatgtttgttttgatattattgtgaaatgaattttttttccataaatatAACCATGTTGAAACATATGtaactgattttcttattatatgtttattctattcttgattTAGGTTAAAGGAGTTGTGGTTTAATTTGTAAATATACATAGTGGGTGCTCAATTTGTTTAGAAGAGATGCAATACTCACTCACTAAGCTGTAATTGCTCACCCTCCTATTTTCCCCAATATTTTCAGGTTTTTTAGCTAGCGATGAGTAAAGTAACAAGGGGACTTTTGGGAGCTTTGAGACTGTGTTCTTTGGATGGAAGGATGGTTGTGTCATCTCCTATTTGTGATGGTTTTGAGGTATGATATTTACAATGACATAACTCAACCATAAAACTCCATTCTATCTAACATTCTTATTATTTATAGATATGCAACGTGATCCACCTATCCATTAGATTCATTTAGAAACTCGAATTGTCTGGTAACTTCTTGGAACGATAGTGGCAGATCCGCCAAACAGAACTACAATGCTTGCAAGACTTGCTCAAACCAAAACATTTCCCTTGCACGACAAAATCTTCGGGCGGGTTTTTTGAAGCTCAACGTTTAACATATATTCTAGCGTCCAAAGCGAACGGAATATGCCTTTGCTTGTCATGTAGCTTTACTCTCCTCAAAGGATAGCATGTGTATAAGACGTTTCATTCCCACATTTTCTCATTAGAAGAAGCTCATCAACATGGGGAATCGCCTCGCACATACTTGTGCCGATGAGAACGTCGCCGACCCCATCGAAACCACCTTCAAGCTTCCATCCCCATTGCCGGCTTGGCCATCAGGTAACTCTCTCTTGTGCAAAGTCTGGTTTTCTCGAGTCGTTCTCGTCGCAAATTACATGATGAAGTTTTTAAGGAGCCGTTGTTCATCGTACTATACAGGTTCGGGTTTTGCGACTGGCACTATTGACTTTGGAGGGCTACAAGTGTGTCAAGTTTCTTCTTTCAACAAGATTTGGGCTACTCATGAGGGTGGACCAAACAATCTTGGAGCAACGTTCTTTGAACCTTCACAAGTACCAGAAGGATTCTCCGTTTTGGGATTCTATTGCCAACCCAATAACCAGGCTCTTCATGGGTGGGTTCTTGTTGGGAAGGACGAGACGGATGACCCCTCAAATGGAGCTCTCAAGGAGCCAATCGACTATGCTCCGACATGGAACAGTGAGTCCTCGCAAATTAAGAAAGATGGCAATGGTTATATTTGGTGCCCAATTCCCCCTGAAGGCTATGCTGCCGTCGGACATGTTGTGACCACCTCGCCGGAGAAGCCGTCCACTGACAAAATCCAATGTGTTCGGTTGGACTTCACCGACCAATGCGAGAGCGACATGTGGATTTGGGGCCCTGGCAAGGCAATTGACCCGAATGGGATCAACATGTTCACCACAAGACCCAAGAGCAGAGGAACACAGGCCAGAGGCGCATGTCTCGGAACATTCGTAGCCAAAAATGGTGGTAAAGATTCTCCTCATTCTCTCACGTGCTTGAAGAATAACAACCCGGATTACGCACACTTTTTGCCCAACCTGAGCCAAATTGAGGCATTATTTCAAGCTTATGCGCCAGTCATATATTTTCATCCAGAAGAATCCTATTTCCCATCGTCGGTGGATTGGTTTTTCAGCAATGGGGCGCTGCTATATCACAAAGGCGAAGAGTCGAACCCCATTAAAATTGAGCCT
Protein-coding regions in this window:
- the LOC104443521 gene encoding uncharacterized protein LOC104443521 isoform X1 gives rise to the protein MSKVTRGLLGALRLCSLDGRMVVSSPICDGFEKKLINMGNRLAHTCADENVADPIETTFKLPSPLPAWPSGSGFATGTIDFGGLQVCQVSSFNKIWATHEGGPNNLGATFFEPSQVPEGFSVLGFYCQPNNQALHGWVLVGKDETDDPSNGALKEPIDYAPTWNSESSQIKKDGNGYIWCPIPPEGYAAVGHVVTTSPEKPSTDKIQCVRLDFTDQCESDMWIWGPGKAIDPNGINMFTTRPKSRGTQARGACLGTFVAKNGGKDSPHSLTCLKNNNPDYAHFLPNLSQIEALFQAYAPVIYFHPEESYFPSSVDWFFSNGALLYHKGEESNPIKIEPTGSNLPQGSSNDGEYWLDLPGNGREKDTVKRGDLQSSQAYLHVKPMNGATFSDIAIWLFYPFNGPATAKVKFFDVSLGQIGQHVGDWEHVTLRVSNFTGELWRVYFSQHSKGVWVSASELEFHSGNKIVVYSSQHGHATYSKPGSVLQGNGGIGLRNDTKKSKNFMDTGVNYSVVAVDYPNAPVTEPPWLNYFRKWGPRISYNLEREIKKVEKLFPRKLKSAFEKFVRGLPGEILGEEGPTGPKVKSYWSGDEP
- the LOC104443521 gene encoding uncharacterized protein LOC104443521 isoform X2, translating into MSKVTRGLLGALRLCSLDGRMVVSSPICDGFEKLINMGNRLAHTCADENVADPIETTFKLPSPLPAWPSGSGFATGTIDFGGLQVCQVSSFNKIWATHEGGPNNLGATFFEPSQVPEGFSVLGFYCQPNNQALHGWVLVGKDETDDPSNGALKEPIDYAPTWNSESSQIKKDGNGYIWCPIPPEGYAAVGHVVTTSPEKPSTDKIQCVRLDFTDQCESDMWIWGPGKAIDPNGINMFTTRPKSRGTQARGACLGTFVAKNGGKDSPHSLTCLKNNNPDYAHFLPNLSQIEALFQAYAPVIYFHPEESYFPSSVDWFFSNGALLYHKGEESNPIKIEPTGSNLPQGSSNDGEYWLDLPGNGREKDTVKRGDLQSSQAYLHVKPMNGATFSDIAIWLFYPFNGPATAKVKFFDVSLGQIGQHVGDWEHVTLRVSNFTGELWRVYFSQHSKGVWVSASELEFHSGNKIVVYSSQHGHATYSKPGSVLQGNGGIGLRNDTKKSKNFMDTGVNYSVVAVDYPNAPVTEPPWLNYFRKWGPRISYNLEREIKKVEKLFPRKLKSAFEKFVRGLPGEILGEEGPTGPKVKSYWSGDEP